A window of the Haloarcula rubripromontorii genome harbors these coding sequences:
- a CDS encoding phosphoglycerate kinase — protein sequence MTFQTLDDLDDGQRVLVRLDLNSPVEDGTVRDNRRFDRHAETISELVDRGFEVAVLAHQGRPGRDDFVSLSQHADILAEHIDHDVDFVDETYGPQAIHDIAALDSGDVLVLENTRMCDDELPEEDPEVKAQTEFVQTLKDEFDAYINDAYSAAHRSHASLVGFPLVMDAYAGRVMETEYEANTAIAEKEFDGRVTMVVGGTKATDVIDVMTHLDETVDDFLLGGIAGELFLRAAGYPVGYDIDDANLYDEQWEQNSEKIEAMLEDHRDQITLAVDLAYEDGAGDRAEQAVDDIEEKTVSYLDVGSETVMEYSPVIRDSEAVFVKGALGMFEDERFSVGTAGVLEAIADTDCFSVVGGGDTSRAIEMYGMEEDEFGHVSIAGGAYIRALTGAQLVGVEVLQR from the coding sequence ATGACTTTCCAGACGCTCGATGACCTCGACGACGGACAGCGCGTTCTCGTCCGACTCGATCTCAATTCACCGGTGGAGGACGGCACAGTACGGGACAACCGACGGTTCGACCGCCACGCGGAGACGATCAGCGAACTCGTCGACCGTGGGTTCGAGGTCGCGGTGCTGGCCCACCAGGGTCGCCCGGGCCGCGACGATTTCGTCTCACTTTCCCAGCACGCCGACATCCTCGCCGAACACATCGACCACGACGTGGACTTCGTCGACGAGACCTACGGGCCACAGGCGATTCACGATATCGCGGCCCTCGATAGCGGCGACGTCCTCGTGCTAGAGAACACGCGAATGTGCGACGACGAACTCCCGGAGGAAGACCCCGAGGTGAAGGCCCAGACGGAGTTCGTCCAGACCCTCAAAGACGAGTTCGACGCCTACATCAACGACGCCTACTCCGCAGCCCACCGCTCGCACGCCTCGCTCGTCGGCTTCCCGCTTGTGATGGACGCCTACGCCGGCCGCGTGATGGAGACTGAGTACGAGGCCAACACCGCCATCGCCGAGAAGGAGTTCGACGGCCGGGTGACGATGGTCGTCGGCGGGACGAAAGCCACCGATGTCATCGACGTGATGACCCATCTCGACGAGACGGTCGACGACTTCCTGCTGGGCGGTATCGCTGGGGAGTTGTTCCTGCGGGCCGCGGGCTACCCGGTCGGCTACGACATCGACGACGCGAACCTCTACGACGAGCAGTGGGAACAGAACAGCGAGAAGATCGAGGCCATGCTCGAAGACCACCGCGACCAGATCACGCTCGCGGTCGACCTGGCCTACGAAGACGGAGCCGGCGACCGCGCCGAGCAGGCCGTCGACGACATCGAGGAGAAGACTGTCTCCTACCTCGACGTTGGCAGCGAGACCGTCATGGAGTACTCGCCAGTCATCCGCGACTCCGAGGCCGTCTTCGTGAAAGGCGCACTCGGCATGTTCGAGGACGAGCGGTTCTCCGTCGGGACCGCCGGCGTGCTCGAAGCCATCGCGGACACCGACTGCTTCTCCGTCGTCGGCGGCGGTGACACCTCACGAGCCATCGAAATGTACGGGATGGAAGAAGACGAGTTCGGCCACGTCTCTATCGCGGGCGGAGCGTACATCCGAGCACTGACCGGCGCACAGCTGGTCGGCGTCGAAGTGCTACAGCGTTAA
- a CDS encoding ASCH domain-containing protein — translation MAQIDAGEILPNDHVQQMAAEGRVTQMHRGHQYADEGDTFEIDGTEFEVTDVTHRTLGDLTDEDAQREGSADLDAYKERMKNVHGSFEWDDDSEVVRHRFAPVDE, via the coding sequence ATGGCACAGATTGACGCCGGCGAGATTCTCCCCAACGACCACGTCCAGCAGATGGCGGCTGAGGGTCGGGTTACCCAGATGCACCGCGGCCACCAGTACGCCGACGAGGGCGACACCTTCGAGATAGACGGCACCGAATTCGAGGTAACAGACGTAACACACCGGACGCTGGGCGACCTGACTGACGAGGACGCACAGCGAGAGGGGTCGGCGGACCTCGACGCGTACAAGGAGCGCATGAAGAACGTCCACGGCAGTTTCGAGTGGGACGACGACAGCGAGGTCGTCCGGCACCGATTCGCCCCCGTCGACGAGTAG
- a CDS encoding NOG1 family protein has protein sequence MSHPFEGLPTTPTAEELVDKAFSRASRAGGAKDGNEAQQSMLMTASNIASDNMENVVTAWPTIDNLDPFYVELADAVVGEAYPADDDPGIDALKQHLSEISWAADKVVEIRQEYESRVARGDIDTARKLRKQAFARIADVVEEVEDDLAAISTAHNALKDIPDIRPDEPAIVVAGYPNVGKSSFVNRVTRADNEIASYPFTTTQIRVGHFEDQRIRYQLVDTPGLLDRPPEERNEIESQAVSALEHLADAVLVFIDPSGECGYPLADQLELRNAIEARFDVPVLTIANKSDLSTDVEADHYMSVTEDDNVDGVLQAAIDAVDYELELPFDE, from the coding sequence ATGAGCCATCCCTTCGAGGGTCTGCCGACGACGCCCACTGCCGAGGAGCTCGTGGACAAAGCCTTCTCGCGGGCGTCACGCGCCGGCGGGGCCAAGGACGGGAACGAAGCCCAGCAGTCGATGCTGATGACGGCGTCGAACATCGCCTCCGACAACATGGAGAACGTGGTGACCGCGTGGCCGACGATTGATAACCTCGACCCCTTCTACGTCGAACTCGCCGACGCTGTCGTCGGCGAAGCCTACCCCGCGGACGACGACCCCGGTATCGACGCGCTGAAACAGCACCTGTCAGAGATCTCGTGGGCCGCCGACAAGGTCGTCGAGATCCGCCAAGAGTACGAGAGCCGCGTCGCCCGCGGAGACATCGACACCGCCCGGAAGCTCCGCAAGCAGGCCTTTGCCCGTATCGCTGACGTCGTCGAAGAAGTCGAAGACGACCTCGCCGCTATCTCGACCGCGCACAACGCCCTCAAAGATATTCCCGACATCCGCCCGGACGAGCCAGCCATCGTCGTTGCCGGCTACCCTAACGTCGGGAAGTCGTCGTTCGTCAACCGCGTCACGCGGGCCGACAACGAGATCGCCTCGTATCCGTTCACGACGACACAGATCCGCGTTGGCCATTTCGAGGACCAGCGTATCCGCTACCAGCTCGTCGACACCCCCGGTCTGCTCGACCGGCCGCCGGAGGAACGAAACGAAATCGAGTCACAGGCCGTGAGCGCGCTCGAACACCTCGCTGACGCGGTCCTCGTGTTTATCGACCCAAGTGGCGAGTGTGGCTATCCGCTCGCGGACCAGCTTGAACTCCGAAACGCCATCGAAGCGCGCTTCGACGTGCCCGTGCTGACCATCGCGAACAAGAGCGACCTCTCGACGGACGTAGAGGCCGACCACTACATGAGCGTCACCGAAGACGACAACGTCGACGGCGTGTTGCAGGCCGCTATCGACGCGGTGGACTACGAACTCGAACTGCCGTTCGACGAGTAG
- a CDS encoding PrsW family intramembrane metalloprotease, translating to MGKRRQDPVEVNADGSADLYEISTWEPRSTLDRFAHWLYHIGIRTLRYLVVITAIAILLLQVAFGSLGALGDQPLFAGMAILSAVPALGLAAYIYYADVTTQEPLTLLVGTFLLGVLFAGFAGVLNGIFGRPVQAIGSGFGLVPFLGQVFFFFLIVGPVEETVKLLAVRLYAFRDTRFDAVVDGAVYGAVAGLGFATIENALYITQNTEMTAGTVQLLAASSDITAVRALAGPGHVIYSAFAGYYLGLAKFNPDDAGPIVLKGLLIASLIHAVYNTLASPVTAIAATIYNVDFLVAFFGFVIVYDSIFGLLLLKKIHAYRQAYSRAHEDPDETTIHPEQTEFDP from the coding sequence ATGGGAAAGCGACGGCAGGACCCGGTCGAAGTAAACGCGGACGGGTCGGCAGACCTCTATGAGATATCGACTTGGGAGCCCCGGTCGACGCTGGACCGGTTCGCCCACTGGCTCTACCACATCGGCATACGGACGCTGCGGTATCTCGTCGTTATCACAGCTATCGCGATTCTCCTCCTGCAGGTCGCGTTCGGGAGCCTTGGCGCGCTCGGCGACCAGCCGCTGTTTGCCGGCATGGCCATCCTCTCCGCCGTGCCGGCCCTCGGTCTCGCGGCGTACATCTACTACGCCGACGTGACCACGCAGGAACCGCTGACGCTGCTCGTGGGGACGTTCCTCCTTGGCGTGCTGTTCGCTGGCTTCGCGGGCGTGCTCAACGGTATTTTCGGTAGACCGGTACAGGCCATCGGCTCCGGGTTCGGCCTGGTACCGTTTCTCGGCCAGGTGTTCTTCTTCTTCCTCATTGTCGGCCCTGTCGAGGAGACGGTAAAGCTGCTTGCGGTGCGCCTGTACGCCTTCCGTGACACCCGCTTCGACGCCGTCGTCGACGGCGCGGTGTACGGGGCCGTCGCCGGCCTGGGCTTTGCGACCATCGAGAACGCGCTGTACATCACGCAGAACACCGAAATGACCGCCGGAACAGTACAGTTACTCGCCGCCAGCAGCGACATCACTGCGGTCAGAGCGCTCGCGGGGCCGGGCCACGTCATCTACTCGGCCTTTGCCGGCTACTATCTCGGTCTGGCGAAATTCAATCCGGACGATGCCGGCCCCATCGTCCTGAAAGGATTGCTCATCGCTTCGCTCATCCACGCCGTTTACAACACGCTGGCCAGCCCAGTGACGGCCATCGCGGCCACGATATACAACGTCGACTTCCTCGTCGCGTTCTTCGGCTTCGTCATCGTGTACGACTCCATCTTTGGCCTCCTGTTGCTGAAGAAGATTCACGCGTATCGACAAGCGTACAGCCGTGCGCACGAGGACCCGGACGAGACTACGATTCATCCGGAGCAGACTGAGTTCGACCCTTAA
- the hisE gene encoding phosphoribosyl-ATP diphosphatase, giving the protein MSDDTADVIDELFAVIEDRKANLPEDSYTASLFTHEKGENAVLEKLGEETTELILAAKDDDREELAHESADIVYHLLVLLSMKEMDVDDLRAELAKRR; this is encoded by the coding sequence ATGAGCGACGACACCGCCGACGTTATCGACGAACTGTTCGCTGTCATCGAGGACCGCAAGGCGAACCTTCCCGAAGACTCCTATACTGCGTCGCTGTTCACCCATGAAAAGGGCGAAAACGCCGTGCTGGAGAAGCTCGGCGAGGAGACAACCGAACTGATTCTGGCGGCCAAAGACGACGACCGCGAGGAGCTGGCCCACGAATCGGCCGACATCGTCTATCACCTGCTCGTCCTGCTGTCGATGAAGGAGATGGATGTCGACGACTTGCGGGCAGAGCTGGCGAAACGACGATAA
- a CDS encoding response regulator yields MGHVASGVTVLCVDDEPSYADLIATHLERKDTAMDATGVTSATDGLSYLDEHDVDCIVSDYDMPGIDGLEFLETVRARDPDLPFLLFTSQGSETLASNAIAAGVTDYIQKTHGSQQYAVLAQRIRNAVERVKAKATAEAAQERTKRILDATNDAVLVSVASTIVYANPAAVELFGAADSDELRDRPLTELVEPAGCGTAAVERVVKDDQTADYVERTIRTLAGNNVQASVTACDVTWDSEDSTVTVISDRSDTDERERRLEALHEATRELMAAEVRNEVAGIGVNAAADIIGLDANAVHLINDDGRLEPVAATASARKLIGDIPTFGPGDSIAWRVYESGEATAVPDVRLDEDVQNPETPTRSELYLPLGGHGILIAASATVDAFNEADIVAGRILAANMEVALAAVERDRQLRDREQELSAQNDRLEQFATVVSHDLRNPLNVAIGRLGALSEACDDDNIDAIEQALDRMQALIDDLLLLARTGDSVAEMETVALATAVTDCWEVVDTGDAALVVDTDRKIQADMTRLKQLLENLIRNAVEHSATDSRLQSEGADRHGSSAVTITVTEIPDGFAVSDDGPGVPESDRETVFESGYSTTTDGTGFGLSIVSQIATAHDWTVTLTESDTGGARFEFTGVDVIAEE; encoded by the coding sequence ATGGGCCATGTGGCGTCGGGCGTTACAGTCCTCTGTGTCGATGACGAACCATCGTACGCCGATCTTATCGCGACACATCTCGAACGCAAGGACACGGCGATGGACGCCACCGGCGTCACGAGTGCGACAGACGGACTGTCGTATCTGGACGAGCACGACGTGGACTGCATCGTCAGTGACTACGACATGCCGGGTATCGACGGGCTAGAGTTCCTGGAAACGGTCCGAGCCAGAGACCCGGACCTACCGTTCCTGCTTTTCACCAGTCAGGGGAGCGAAACGCTTGCGAGCAACGCAATCGCGGCCGGCGTCACCGACTACATTCAGAAAACGCACGGGTCACAGCAGTACGCCGTCCTCGCACAGCGAATCCGAAACGCCGTCGAGCGAGTCAAAGCGAAAGCAACGGCTGAGGCCGCACAGGAACGGACGAAACGAATTCTCGACGCGACGAACGATGCGGTCCTCGTCAGCGTCGCCAGCACTATCGTGTACGCGAACCCAGCGGCAGTTGAGCTGTTCGGTGCCGCCGACAGCGACGAACTCCGTGACCGGCCGCTGACTGAACTCGTCGAGCCGGCAGGCTGCGGGACCGCGGCCGTCGAGCGCGTCGTCAAGGACGACCAGACGGCCGATTACGTCGAACGGACGATACGGACGCTGGCCGGCAACAACGTCCAGGCCAGCGTCACGGCGTGTGACGTGACCTGGGACAGCGAAGACAGTACAGTGACCGTCATCAGCGACCGAAGCGATACTGACGAGCGCGAGCGTCGACTCGAAGCGCTACACGAGGCCACGCGAGAGTTGATGGCTGCCGAAGTCCGCAACGAAGTCGCCGGCATCGGCGTCAACGCCGCCGCAGATATCATCGGACTCGACGCGAACGCAGTCCACCTCATCAACGACGATGGCCGGTTAGAGCCCGTCGCCGCCACCGCGTCGGCTCGGAAGCTGATCGGTGATATCCCGACGTTTGGGCCGGGCGACAGCATCGCCTGGCGGGTGTACGAGAGCGGCGAGGCAACCGCAGTTCCCGACGTGCGGCTGGACGAAGACGTACAGAACCCCGAGACGCCGACACGCAGCGAACTGTATCTGCCACTGGGAGGACACGGCATTCTCATCGCCGCGTCGGCGACCGTCGACGCCTTCAACGAGGCAGACATCGTCGCTGGACGGATCCTCGCGGCGAACATGGAGGTCGCCCTCGCCGCCGTCGAGCGCGACAGGCAGCTCCGCGACCGTGAGCAGGAGCTGTCGGCGCAAAACGACCGGCTGGAGCAGTTCGCCACGGTCGTCAGTCACGACCTTCGCAACCCCCTGAACGTCGCAATCGGCCGGTTGGGTGCGCTTTCGGAGGCATGTGACGACGACAACATCGATGCGATAGAGCAGGCACTCGACCGGATGCAAGCGTTGATAGACGACCTGCTGTTGCTTGCCCGGACCGGCGACAGCGTCGCGGAGATGGAAACGGTGGCACTGGCGACGGCAGTCACTGACTGCTGGGAGGTAGTCGATACCGGTGACGCGGCACTGGTGGTCGACACTGACCGCAAGATACAGGCAGACATGACGCGGCTCAAACAGTTGCTGGAGAACCTGATCCGAAACGCCGTAGAGCACAGCGCTACGGACAGTCGACTGCAGTCAGAGGGTGCCGACAGACACGGCAGTTCGGCCGTAACGATAACCGTTACCGAGATTCCGGACGGGTTCGCCGTCTCAGACGACGGCCCGGGCGTCCCCGAATCCGACCGGGAGACAGTGTTCGAAAGCGGTTACTCGACGACGACCGACGGCACCGGGTTCGGACTCTCAATAGTATCACAGATCGCCACTGCCCACGACTGGACGGTCACACTCACTGAGAGTGATACTGGCGGCGCACGCTTCGAGTTTACCGGCGTCGACGTGATAGCGGAAGAATAA
- a CDS encoding Hsp20/alpha crystallin family protein: MRRDDSDDPFDEFFREIERMMDEMMGAEGDVHIDRDTGGGGADLHVDVHETDEEIRVVADVPGVDKDAIDLKCDGTVLTINAESPEREYHERLTLPTRVDEHSAAATYNNGILEVTFDPEEDSADIEL, translated from the coding sequence ATGAGACGCGATGACAGTGACGACCCGTTCGACGAGTTCTTCCGGGAAATAGAGCGGATGATGGACGAGATGATGGGGGCTGAAGGCGATGTCCACATCGACCGGGACACCGGTGGCGGTGGGGCCGATCTCCACGTCGACGTTCACGAAACCGACGAGGAGATCCGGGTCGTCGCTGACGTTCCGGGTGTCGACAAGGATGCAATCGACCTCAAGTGCGACGGGACTGTCCTCACGATCAACGCCGAAAGTCCGGAGCGCGAGTACCACGAACGACTGACGCTACCGACTCGCGTCGACGAGCACTCCGCCGCCGCGACGTACAACAACGGTATCCTCGAAGTCACCTTCGACCCCGAAGAGGACTCCGCGGACATCGAACTGTAG
- a CDS encoding SIMPL domain-containing protein, with product MVSRPLAIAGVLALLIVGGVGFALADTGTVAPSTNSTVSVSADATVERAPDRATVTVAAVGRGETAEAARNNLSGDADAITSALEGEGADVTSSRFQIRPEYEQSREGREQVGYVAIHTVEAETSNVSTAGTLIDAAVDAGADRVEGVRYSLSEETRQDAREEALTTAMDNARTDAEVVATAEGRSVGDAVTIQTSNHGRPVVYAEAMAADAGGRTSIQPGDVTVDASVSVTYELD from the coding sequence ATGGTATCACGACCACTCGCAATCGCTGGCGTGCTGGCACTGCTCATTGTCGGCGGCGTCGGGTTCGCACTTGCGGACACCGGGACCGTCGCGCCGTCGACGAATTCGACCGTGAGCGTCAGCGCCGATGCGACCGTCGAACGCGCGCCCGACCGTGCAACTGTAACCGTCGCCGCGGTGGGTCGCGGTGAGACCGCCGAAGCGGCGCGAAACAACCTCAGCGGTGATGCTGACGCCATCACGTCGGCCCTGGAAGGCGAGGGCGCAGACGTGACTTCCTCGCGGTTCCAGATCCGCCCCGAGTACGAGCAGAGCCGAGAGGGCCGCGAACAGGTCGGCTACGTGGCGATACACACCGTCGAAGCCGAAACGAGCAATGTTTCGACTGCCGGGACGCTCATCGATGCCGCAGTCGACGCCGGCGCGGACCGCGTTGAGGGTGTCCGATACTCACTGAGCGAGGAGACGAGACAGGATGCTCGCGAAGAGGCCCTGACGACCGCCATGGACAACGCCCGGACGGACGCCGAAGTCGTCGCCACCGCAGAGGGACGGTCCGTCGGTGACGCGGTCACGATTCAGACCAGCAACCACGGCCGGCCTGTCGTGTACGCGGAAGCGATGGCCGCCGACGCCGGCGGGCGGACGAGCATCCAGCCCGGCGATGTCACTGTCGACGCCTCTGTCAGTGTCACCTACGAGCTAGACTAA
- the gap gene encoding type I glyceraldehyde-3-phosphate dehydrogenase, whose product MSEPVRVGLNGFGRIGRNVFRASLHNDNVEIVGINDVMDDSEIDYFAQYDTVMGELEGASVDDGVLTVDGTDFEAGVFHETDPTQLPWDDLDVDVAFEATGIFRTKEDASQHLDAGADKVLISAPPKGEEPVKQLVYGVNHDEYDGEDVVSNASCTTNSITPVAKVLDEEFGINAGQLTTVHAYTGSQNLMDGPNGKPRRRRAAAENIIPTSTGAAQAATEVLPELEGKLDGMAIRVPVPNGSITEFVVDLDDDVTESDVNAAFEEAAAGELEGVLGVTSDDVVSSDILGDPYSTQVDLQSTNVVSGMTKILTWYDNEYGFSNRMLDVAEYITE is encoded by the coding sequence ATGAGTGAGCCAGTTCGCGTCGGCCTCAACGGCTTCGGCCGTATCGGCCGCAACGTATTCCGCGCATCGTTACACAACGACAACGTCGAGATTGTCGGCATCAACGACGTGATGGACGATTCGGAGATCGACTACTTCGCCCAGTACGACACTGTCATGGGCGAACTCGAAGGTGCCAGCGTCGACGACGGCGTCCTCACGGTCGACGGAACCGACTTCGAGGCGGGCGTCTTCCACGAGACCGACCCCACACAGCTCCCGTGGGACGACCTCGACGTGGACGTGGCCTTCGAGGCGACCGGCATCTTCCGCACCAAGGAGGACGCGAGCCAGCACCTCGATGCAGGTGCCGACAAGGTCCTCATCTCCGCGCCGCCGAAGGGCGAGGAGCCGGTCAAACAGCTCGTCTACGGCGTCAACCACGACGAGTACGACGGCGAAGACGTCGTCTCGAACGCCTCCTGTACGACCAACTCCATCACGCCGGTCGCGAAGGTCCTCGACGAGGAGTTCGGCATCAACGCTGGCCAGCTGACGACGGTCCACGCATACACCGGCTCCCAGAACCTGATGGACGGCCCGAACGGCAAGCCCCGTCGTCGCCGCGCCGCCGCCGAGAACATCATCCCGACCTCGACCGGTGCCGCGCAGGCGGCCACCGAAGTCCTGCCCGAGCTTGAGGGCAAGCTCGATGGGATGGCCATCCGCGTCCCGGTGCCGAACGGCTCTATCACCGAGTTCGTCGTCGATCTTGACGACGACGTGACGGAGAGCGACGTCAACGCCGCTTTCGAGGAGGCCGCTGCCGGCGAACTCGAGGGCGTGCTGGGCGTCACGAGCGACGATGTCGTCTCCTCGGACATCCTCGGGGACCCCTACTCCACGCAGGTCGACCTGCAGTCGACGAACGTCGTCTCCGGGATGACGAAGATACTCACCTGGTACGACAACGAGTACGGCTTCTCGAACCGGATGCTCGACGTGGCCGAGTACATCACGGAGTAA
- the pdxT gene encoding pyridoxal 5'-phosphate synthase glutaminase subunit PdxT, producing the protein MTLRAGVLAVQGDVSEHGDAIERAAAAHDRTAEVVEIREAGLVPDCDVLLLPGGESTTISRLIHREGIAEEIEAHVEAGKPVLATCAGLIVSATDAQDDRVDTLNVIDISVERNAFGRQKDSFEAPLDVAGLDEAFPAVFIRAPVIDYVGEDVEVLATWDDRPVAVRDGPVVGTSFHPELTEDPRIHDLAFFDSVES; encoded by the coding sequence ATGACGCTACGCGCGGGTGTACTCGCGGTTCAGGGCGATGTCTCTGAACACGGGGACGCAATCGAGCGGGCAGCAGCGGCCCACGACCGGACTGCGGAGGTCGTCGAGATACGCGAAGCAGGGCTGGTCCCTGACTGCGATGTCCTGTTGCTACCGGGCGGGGAATCGACCACGATTTCGCGGCTTATCCACCGGGAAGGGATCGCAGAAGAGATCGAAGCCCACGTCGAAGCCGGCAAGCCGGTGCTTGCGACGTGTGCCGGGCTCATCGTCAGCGCGACCGACGCACAGGACGACCGCGTCGACACGCTGAACGTCATCGACATCTCCGTCGAACGCAACGCGTTCGGGCGACAGAAAGACAGCTTCGAAGCGCCACTTGACGTGGCCGGGCTCGATGAGGCGTTCCCGGCGGTGTTCATCCGCGCACCGGTCATCGACTACGTGGGCGAGGACGTCGAAGTGCTGGCGACGTGGGACGACCGCCCGGTCGCGGTCCGTGACGGCCCGGTCGTCGGCACGTCGTTCCACCCCGAGCTGACCGAGGATCCGCGCATCCACGACCTGGCCTTTTTCGACTCCGTGGAGTCGTAG
- a CDS encoding riboflavin synthase, translated as MFTGIVETTGEVQAVIDDEGGRRMRIGAPFDGLDHGQSISVSGVCLTVEKAVDGEWFEVFLAQETLARTFFDDLDGGDRVNLERAMPADGRFDGHIVQGHVDTTAEIVGIEQEGEDWTFTFSLPEAHRDYLVQKGSITVDGISLTVADRRSEEFDVAIIPTTYAETTLSAKSVGDPVHLEVDVVAKYVEQLV; from the coding sequence ATGTTCACCGGAATCGTCGAGACGACCGGCGAGGTGCAGGCGGTTATTGACGACGAGGGCGGGCGTCGGATGCGGATCGGCGCGCCGTTCGACGGACTTGACCACGGCCAGTCGATCAGCGTCAGCGGCGTCTGTCTCACCGTCGAGAAGGCGGTCGACGGCGAGTGGTTCGAGGTGTTTCTCGCTCAGGAGACTCTTGCCCGGACGTTCTTCGACGACCTCGACGGTGGGGACCGGGTGAACCTTGAGCGGGCGATGCCCGCCGACGGGCGGTTCGACGGCCACATCGTGCAGGGCCACGTCGATACGACAGCCGAAATCGTCGGTATCGAACAGGAGGGAGAAGACTGGACGTTCACCTTCTCTCTCCCCGAAGCGCATCGGGACTACCTGGTTCAGAAAGGGTCGATAACGGTCGACGGCATCAGCCTGACCGTTGCCGACCGGCGCTCCGAGGAGTTCGACGTGGCTATCATCCCGACGACCTACGCCGAGACGACGCTCTCGGCGAAGTCCGTCGGCGATCCGGTCCATCTGGAGGTCGACGTGGTCGCAAAATACGTCGAACAGCTGGTTTAA